In Harpia harpyja isolate bHarHar1 chromosome 22, bHarHar1 primary haplotype, whole genome shotgun sequence, a single genomic region encodes these proteins:
- the TLR7 gene encoding toll-like receptor 7, with product MVPCARMSNALPFVLLFLFPILLSGAWFPKSLPCDVKAFEGTVTVDCTDRRLMEVPRGIPANATNLTLNINHIRHITPTSFAHLENLVEIDFRCNCVPVRMGPKDRVCTRRLEIENGSFAALTRLKSLYLDANQLLEIPQGLPSTLSLLSLEANSIFSIQKANLSELGNVEVLYLGQNCYYRNPCNVSFEIEKTAFLELKKLTILSLKSNNLTHIPPNLSSTLKELYIYNNMIQVIEEHDLSALHNLEILDLSGNCPRCYNAPYPCIPCPKSTIEIHSKAFYALKNLRTLRLHSNSLHNIPSSWFKNTRNLKVLDLSQNFLVKEIGDAQFLKFIPSLVELDLSFNFELKMYSPSLNLSKTFSFLSNLETLRLRGYVFKELREGNLDPLLSLRNLTVLDLGTNFIKVADLRVFEEFPALKLIDLSMNKISPSSGESNFYGFCSNPRISVEQYNRQVLQEMHYFRYDEYGRSCRSKDKEAASYQSSVKEECLKYGETLDLSRNNIFFINPSDFHGLSFLRCLNLSGNAISQTLNGSEFNHLTGLKYLDFSNNRIDLLYSTAFKELKLLEILDLSNNKHYFLAEGVTQVLSFIKNLAHLKKLMMNENEISTSIDTGIESQSLQILEFRGNHLHVLWMDGNARYLSFFKNLTSLEQLDISFNSLGFLPHGVFEAMPPELKILNLTNNQMKSFNWGRLHYLKKLVTLDLSNNLLATVPRELSNCSSSLQELMLRNNRIQRLTKHFLRGAFKLKYLDLSSNKIQIIKKSSFPESVINNLRMLLLHGNPFKCNCDAVWFVWWINQTQVTIPLLATDVTCAGPGAHKGKSVVYLDLYTCELDTSYLILYALSASAVLGCMVFTVTSHLYFWDVWYSYHYCTAKLKGYRRLSLPDACYDAFIAYDNEDPAVNDWVLTELVERLEDQKARQFNLCLQERDWLPGQPVFDNLSQSIQLSKKTIFVLTNKYIKSGSFKTTFYMAHQRLLDEKMDVIVLIFLEKVLQKSRYVQLRKRLCRSSVLEWPTNPRSQPYFWQCLKNAIATSNTLTYNKLLQETV from the exons ATG GTACCTTGTGCAAGGATGTCAAATGCATTGCCGTTTGTCTTGCTCTTCCTATTTCCGATACTGCTGTCAGGAGCTTGGTTTCCCAAAAGTTTACCCTGTGATGTTAAAGCCTTTGAAGGTACTGTGACAGTGGACTGCACCGATCGGCGTCTCATGGAAGTCCCCAGAGGGATCCCTGCAAACGCTACTAACCTTACCCTGAATATTAACCATATCCGCCATATCACTCCAACATCCTTTGCTCATCTTGAAAACCTCGTGGAGATTGACTTCAGATGCAACTGTGTGCCTGTCAGAATGGGGCCCAAAGATCGTGTGTGCACCAGGAGACTGGAGATTGAGAATGGCAGTTTTGCTGCCCTGACAAGATTGAAGTCATTGTATTTGGATGCAAACCAGCTGTTGGAAATACCCCAGGGTCTTCCTAGTACTTTAAGTCTGCTGAGCCTGGAAGCGAACAGTATCTTTTCTATCCAAAAAGCCAATTTGTCAGAGCTAGGAAACGTAGAAGTATTGTATCTGGGACAGAACTGTTACTACCGCAATCCATGCAATGTTTCATTTGAAATTGAAAAAACAGCCTTTCTGGAGCTGAAAAAATTAACAATACTGTCCCTGAAGTCTAACAACTTAACTCATATCCCACCCAATTTGTCATCTACTTTAAAGGAATTGTATATTTACAATAACATGATTCAAGTGATTGAGGAACATGATTTAAGTGCCCTTCACAACCTAGAAATTCTTGATCTAAGTGGTAATTGCCCACGTTGCTACAATGCCCCATATCCTTGTATTCCCTGCCCCAAAAGCACAATTGAGATACATTCAAAGGCTTTTTATGCCTTGAAAAATTTAAGAACTTTGCGACTTCACAGTAACTCTCTTCATAACATACCCAGCAGCTGGTTTAAAAACACCAGGAATCTCAAAGTGCTCGACCTCTCCCAAAATTTCCTCGTAAAGGAGATTGGAGATGCTCAATTTTTGAAGTTTATCCCCAGCCTTGTAGAGCTTGATCTGTCCTTTAATTTTGAACTGAAGATGTATTCACCATCCTTGAATCTGTCTAagacattttccttcctctctaaCTTGGAAACCCTCAGGCTCAGGGGTTATGTCTTCAAAGAACTGAGAGAAGGAAACCTAGATCCATTGCTCAGTCTTAGAAATCTAACAGTGTTAGATCTTGGGACTAATTTTATTAAAGTTGCTGACCTGAGAGTGTTCGAGGAATTCCCAGCTCTTAAACTCATAGACCTCTCAATGAATAAAATTTCTCCTTCTTCAGGTGAAAGCAACTTTTATGGATTTTGCTCTAATCCTAGGATTTCAGTAGAGCAATACAATAGGCAAGTATTACAAGAGATGCATTATTTCAGGTACGATGAGTACGGGCGAAGTTGCAGGTCCAAAGACAAAGAGGCTGCTTCCTACCAATCTTCAGTTAAGGAAGAGTGCCTGAAATACGGAGAAACTCTGGATTTAAGCAGaaacaacatattttttattaACCCCTCAGATTTCCATGGTCTTAGTTTCCTCAGATGCCTCAACTTGTCAGGTAATGCAATAAGTCAAACTTTAAATGGAAGTGAATTCAACCATTTGACTGGATTGAAATACCTGGATTTTTCTAACAACAGGATTGACTTGCTATACTCAACTGCTTTCAAAGAGCTAAAACTTTTAGAAATTCTAGACCTGAGCAATAACAAACATTATTTTCTGGCAGAAGGTGTTACTCAAGTCcttagttttattaaaaacttgGCCCATCTGAAGAAGCTGATGATGAATGAGAATGAGATTTCTACCTCTATTGACACAGGAATTGAAAGTCAATCTCTTCAAATTTTAGAATTCAGAGGAAATCATTTACATGTTTTATGGATGGATGGGAATGCTAGATACTTGTCATTCTTCAAGAATCTGACCAGCCTGGAACAACTAGATATTTCCTTCAACTCACTCGGTTTTTTGCCTCATGGTGTTTTTGAAGCTATGCCTCCAGAACTCAAGATCCTCAACTTAACCAATAACCAGATGAAGAGTTTCAACTGGGGAAGGCTCCACTATCTGAAGAAACTAGTAACTCTGGACCTCAGCAATAACCTTCTGGCTACTGTTCCCCGAGAGCTGTCCAATTGCTCTTCATCCCTCCAAGAACTGATGCTCCGAAACAATCGCATTCAACGGCTAACCAAACATTTTCTCAGAGGTGCTTTTAAATTGAAATACTTGGACCTCAGCTCTAACAAGATCCAAATAATTAAGAAATCTAGCTTCCCTGAAAGTGTCATTAACAACCTGAGGATGCTGCTTTTGCATGGTAATCCTTTCAAGTGCAACTGTGATGCCGTGTGGTTTGTTTGGTGGATCAATCAGACTCAAGTGACTATTCCTCTTCTGGCCACAGATGTGACCTGTGCTGGCCCAGGGGCACATAAAGGAAAGAGCGTGGTTTACTTGGATCTGTATACCTGTGAGCTGGACACCTCGTATTTGATCCTGTATGCTCTGTCAGCTTCAGCTGTCCTAGGCTGTATGGTGTTCACAGTGACGAGCCATCTCTATTTCTGGGACGTGTGGTATAGTTACCATTACTGCACTGCCAAGTTGAAGGGCTATCGGCGTTTATCTTTGCCAGATGCTTGCTACGATGCTTTCATTGCCTATGACAACGAAGATCCAGCTGTGAATGACTGGGTGCTGACAGAACTGGTTGAAAGGCTGGAAGATCAAAAAGCCAGACAGTTCAACTTATGCCTGCAAGAAAGGGACTGGCTCCCAGGACAGCCAGTCTTTGACAACCTTTCCCAGAGCATTCAGCTGAGCAAGAAGACCATATTTGTGCTGACCAACAAGTATATTAAAAGTGGCAGCTTCAAGACAACATTTTACATGGCCCACCAGCGGCTTCTAGACGAAAAAATGGATGTCATTGTCTTGATATTTCTTGAGAAGGTTTTGCAGAAGTCCCGGTatgtccagctgaggaagaggCTGTGCAGAAGTTCTGTTCTGGAATGGCCAACTAACCCTCGATCTCAGCCCTACTTCTGGCAGTGCCTGAAAAATGCAATAGCTACGAGCAATACGCTGACTTATAACAAGCTTCTCCAAGAAACTGTTTAG